DNA sequence from the Rubrivirga sp. SAORIC476 genome:
ACCGGGTAGCCCGCCACCGGTCCCTCGCGGAGCATGTCGGCGACGCCCTTCTGGATGGCGCCGAAGAAGCGCTGCATGTCGATCACCCCGCCCACGATGGCGTCGACGAAGTGGACGCGGCTGCCCCACTCCGTCTCCGCCGTGTGCTCGTTGCGGATCTTCATCTGCCCGTCCGGCACGAAGTCCCGGTCCATGGGCTCGACGAGCATCGCGATCTCGGCGAACTGCCCGGCGCCGCCCGTCTGCTTCTTGTGGCGGTACTTCGCCTCGGCCCGTCCGCGGACGGTCTCCCGGTAGCTGATCTTGGGCCGGTCGAAGGCGACCTCCACGTTGGCGCGGTGCGCCAGCCGGTACTTGGCGATGTCGAGGTGCATCTCGCCCTGTCCCGCCAGCGTGACCTGCCCGAGGTGGGCGTCGTGCTCCACGACCAGCGCGGGGTCCTCCTTCACGATCTGTGCGAGGCCCTGCGCCAGCTTGTCCTCTTCGCCGGTGTGGACCGCGTGGATGGCGAGCCGCATCCGAGGCTCGGGGTACTCGACCGGGGTCACGACGGCGTCCGAGCCTCGCGCGCGGAGCGTGTCGCCCGTGCTGGTGTGCTTCAGCTTGACGGTCACGCCGATGTCGCCAGCGACCAACTGGGGGACGCCGTCGCGGTCCTTGCCGTTGACGGCGAACAGCGCGCCGAGACGCTCCATTGAGCCGTCGTGGGCGTTCTCCAGGTCCATGCCGCCCGTCAGCATGCCGTCGTAGACCTTGAGGTAGGAGTACTCGCCGACGTGCTCCTCGGCCATGGTGCGGAACACGAATGCGACCGGGCTCGCCTGGGCGTCCACGTGGACCTCGCCCGCGTCCATGTGCGGGGGCTCCATCTCCGTCGGGTTCGGGCAGACGTTGTCGATGAAGCTCATCAGGCGCGACACGCCGACGTTCTCGCTCGCCACAGTCAGGAAGACCGGGAAGAGTTCACGGGCGATCATGGCCTTGTGGAGCCCCGTCCGCATCTCCGCCTCGGACAGTTCGCCCTTCTCGAAGTAGAGCTCCATCAGCCCCTCGTCGTTCTCCGCGATGCTCTCCACGAGGTCGTTGTGGAGCTGGGCGGCCCGCGCCGCGAAGGCCTCGTCGATAGGCTCAAAGTGCGCCTGGCCGGACTCGTCGAACCGAATCTGCTTCATCAGCAGCACGTCGATGATGGTCCGCGTACCCGTACCGCCGGGAAGCTGGATCGGGATCGCCGCACGCCCGAAGCGGTCCTGAATGCGCTCCAGGGTGGTGGCGAAGTCGGAGTCCGCCGTGTCGAGCTTGTTGAGCACGAACAGGGCCGGCGTCTCCGTCATGGCGGCATAGGTCCACGCGAGCTCCGTGCCCACCTGAATGCCCTCGGCGGCGTCGACCACGAACGCGGCGGTGTCCGCCACCTTGAGGGCCGTGATGGTCTCGGCCGAGAAGTCGAGGTAGCCGGGCGTGTCGAGCACGTTGATCTTGTGCCCCTCCCACTCGGCGTGGAGCACCGACGTAAAGACCGACATGCCGCGCTCGCGCTCCGACTCGTGGAAGTCGCTCACGGTGGAGCCGTCCTCCACAGTCCCCATGCGCGGGACCGCCCCGGCGCTGTAGAGCATCGCCTCGGCGAGCGTCGTCTTCCCGCAGCCCTGGTGGCCCACGAGGGCGACGTTGCGGATGTGAGCGGCGTCGTAGACGGTCATGGTGAGGGGGTCGACAAAGAGGACCAGGGACGGCGGAGCGCCAAGATGCCGGGCCGTGAAGGAAATGTCAAGAAGCGCTTCCAACTCCTTCCGAACCGTGCGCTCCGGTGGTCGTTCCGGAGACCATGCTCACCCTCGGACTCGACACCGCCACCGACCTCTGTGCCCTCGCCCTCGTGGACGACGGCCGCGTCCGCTTCGAGGCGACGCTGGACGTACCGCGCTCGCACGGCACCCGCCTCGCAATGCTCGTGGAGCAGGCCTTCGAGCACACGGGGCGCCGGCCTGCCGACCTCGACCTGATCGCCGTCTCTGCCGGGCCCGGCTCGTACACGGGCCTCCGGATCGGGATGAGCCTGGCAAAGGGCCTCGCCTTGAGCACCGGCGCCGCCGTGGTCGCGGTCCCCACGCTGCACGCGCTCGCCGCCTCGGCCTCCGCCCACGGCCCCCTCGTCGCCGTCCTCCCGTCCCGTCGGGGGGAGGTCTACGCGGCCGTGGTCGACCAGGGCGAGGAGACCGCCGAGGCCTCGGCCCTCGCGATAGCCGACGTGGATCGGTGGCTCCCCTCCACCGTGGTCGCGCTGGGCGGCCCGGGCGCGGACCGGCTGGATGGCATCCGCCCCGAGGTCCCGCGTATCGTCCTGCGTCCCTCCGCCGTCGCGGTCGCCCGCCTGGGAGAACGACTCCACGCGTCGGCCGAGGCCGAGGATCTCGCGAGCCTGGAGCCGCTCTACCTCAAGCCCGTGGCGACGTCACAGCCCCGAGGTATCTTGTGACTTTCGAACCTATGACGGCGCTCCGTCCCATTCATGGCCTGGTTTAAGCGAGACACGGCGGGGATCCAGACGGACCGTCGGGACCGGAACGAGACGCCCGAGGGCTACTGGCAGAAGTGCCCGTCCTGCGACACCATCACGAGCCAGCGGGAGCTTGAGGAGAACCTCCTGGTGTGTCCCAGCTGCGGCCACCACTTCCCGATGTCCGGCCTGGGCTACCTC
Encoded proteins:
- the fusA gene encoding elongation factor G gives rise to the protein MTVYDAAHIRNVALVGHQGCGKTTLAEAMLYSAGAVPRMGTVEDGSTVSDFHESERERGMSVFTSVLHAEWEGHKINVLDTPGYLDFSAETITALKVADTAAFVVDAAEGIQVGTELAWTYAAMTETPALFVLNKLDTADSDFATTLERIQDRFGRAAIPIQLPGGTGTRTIIDVLLMKQIRFDESGQAHFEPIDEAFAARAAQLHNDLVESIAENDEGLMELYFEKGELSEAEMRTGLHKAMIARELFPVFLTVASENVGVSRLMSFIDNVCPNPTEMEPPHMDAGEVHVDAQASPVAFVFRTMAEEHVGEYSYLKVYDGMLTGGMDLENAHDGSMERLGALFAVNGKDRDGVPQLVAGDIGVTVKLKHTSTGDTLRARGSDAVVTPVEYPEPRMRLAIHAVHTGEEDKLAQGLAQIVKEDPALVVEHDAHLGQVTLAGQGEMHLDIAKYRLAHRANVEVAFDRPKISYRETVRGRAEAKYRHKKQTGGAGQFAEIAMLVEPMDRDFVPDGQMKIRNEHTAETEWGSRVHFVDAIVGGVIDMQRFFGAIQKGVADMLREGPVAGYPVGDVRVVVFDGSMHSVDSNENAFKTAAKMAFRDGFRDAKPAILEPVVELEVLVPGDYMGDVLGDLNTRRARIQGMEAEGPFQKITAHVPEAELYRYSTSLRSMTQGRGLHRARPSHYDPVPRDVQQTLVSSRLADAE
- the tsaB gene encoding tRNA (adenosine(37)-N6)-threonylcarbamoyltransferase complex dimerization subunit type 1 TsaB, which produces MLTLGLDTATDLCALALVDDGRVRFEATLDVPRSHGTRLAMLVEQAFEHTGRRPADLDLIAVSAGPGSYTGLRIGMSLAKGLALSTGAAVVAVPTLHALAASASAHGPLVAVLPSRRGEVYAAVVDQGEETAEASALAIADVDRWLPSTVVALGGPGADRLDGIRPEVPRIVLRPSAVAVARLGERLHASAEAEDLASLEPLYLKPVATSQPRGIL